A part of Aurantimicrobium sp. MWH-Uga1 genomic DNA contains:
- a CDS encoding branched-chain amino acid ABC transporter permease, with product MVNTALARRTSPKNLRVLFGVLLGLLVLTFTLGQGITANAATSEPCVPDAATACFNGTIKGAGEGVEITVSGNDQNVVAVTDKDGKWNAAVTVAGVYTITLDEATLPAGVTLDGEASQERDITLGFQKGAIFKVTGGDNGGADNGGGSNPDAAATGFDWDRLAQQVVSGLRLGLLLALASIGLSLIYGTTGLSSFSHAEQVTLGGLLGYTFANVLGLNIFLTVLIVVVLTGATGYIQDAVIWKPLRKKGLSLTQMIIVTIGLALALQYTFQMFYGASTVRILMKNPDTFTIGPVTLTFESLWAMGLSIVVLILVGLFLLKTRTGRATRAVSDNPALAAASGIDVDRIIRLVWVLATALAGLSGVMLGLVLNGINWQTGMQLLLLMFAAVTLGGLGTAFGALVGSLIIGMTVELANLVVPGDFKYATALVLLIIVLLVRPQGIFGRKERIG from the coding sequence GTGGTAAACACAGCTTTAGCGCGCCGTACCAGCCCTAAAAACCTACGAGTGCTCTTCGGTGTACTCCTGGGACTGTTGGTTCTTACATTCACGCTTGGGCAGGGAATTACTGCCAACGCCGCAACCAGCGAACCGTGTGTTCCTGACGCGGCGACTGCGTGCTTTAACGGAACCATCAAGGGTGCTGGTGAAGGCGTCGAAATCACCGTGTCAGGTAACGACCAAAACGTCGTAGCTGTCACGGACAAGGACGGAAAGTGGAACGCAGCGGTTACTGTCGCTGGCGTCTACACCATCACACTCGATGAGGCTACCCTTCCCGCTGGCGTCACCCTCGATGGTGAAGCAAGCCAAGAGCGTGACATCACGCTGGGATTCCAAAAGGGCGCCATCTTCAAAGTCACCGGCGGTGACAATGGTGGCGCAGACAACGGTGGTGGCTCCAACCCGGATGCTGCTGCTACCGGCTTTGACTGGGACCGTCTTGCACAGCAGGTAGTCTCTGGTCTGCGCCTGGGTCTGCTCCTCGCGTTGGCCTCAATTGGTTTGTCCCTCATCTACGGAACCACTGGTCTCTCCAGCTTCTCTCACGCTGAACAGGTCACCTTGGGTGGTTTGCTGGGTTACACCTTCGCAAACGTTCTCGGCCTGAACATCTTCCTCACCGTCCTCATCGTGGTTGTGCTCACCGGTGCCACCGGTTACATCCAAGATGCGGTGATATGGAAGCCTCTGCGTAAGAAGGGCCTGAGCCTCACCCAGATGATCATTGTGACCATCGGTCTGGCACTGGCCCTGCAGTACACCTTCCAGATGTTCTACGGGGCATCCACCGTCCGCATCTTGATGAAGAACCCCGACACCTTCACCATTGGCCCCGTCACCTTGACCTTCGAGTCACTGTGGGCCATGGGACTATCCATCGTGGTCCTCATCTTGGTAGGTCTGTTCCTGCTCAAGACGCGTACCGGTCGTGCGACCCGCGCCGTATCTGACAACCCAGCCCTTGCTGCTGCCTCAGGTATTGACGTCGACCGCATTATCCGCCTCGTGTGGGTACTGGCTACCGCGCTCGCTGGTCTTTCCGGTGTCATGCTCGGTCTGGTTCTCAACGGTATTAACTGGCAGACAGGTATGCAGCTTCTGCTCCTCATGTTCGCCGCAGTTACCTTGGGTGGTCTGGGTACCGCCTTCGGTGCCCTCGTTGGTTCCCTCATTATCGGTATGACCGTAGAGCTTGCCAACCTGGTCGTCCCTGGTGACTTCAAGTACGCAACAGCCCTTGTGCTTCTGATCATTGTCCTGCTGGTTCGTCCACAGGGTATCTTCGGTCGCAAAGAGCGGATCGGTTAA
- the guaB gene encoding IMP dehydrogenase: protein MVENDPFGFVGLTYDDVLLLPGHTDVIPSEANTSSRFTRRITLSKPLISSAMDTVTEARMAIAMARQGGIGILHRNLSIEDQADQVDKVKRSESGMITNPVTTTADATVAEVDRLCGQFRVSGLPVVDAEGTLVGIITNRDMRFVSDADKKKLTVKEIMTPMPLVTAQVGVSADDAISLLAQHKIEKLPIVDGAGKLTGLITTKDFDKSEKYPDATKDEAGRLRVGAAIGFFGDAWQRAEALRDAGVDVLVVDTANGDSAGVLEIIKKLKADPSFAHIDVVGGNVATRSGAQALVDAGADGIKVGVGPGSICTTRVVAGVGVPQVTAIWEAYQAAGPAGVPVIADGGLQYSGDIAKALVAGAESVMLGSLFAGCDESPGDLVFDNGKQYKSYRGMGSLGALQTRGERTSYSKDRYFQSDVPSDDKLIAEGIEGRVAYRGPLAAVAHQLVGGLRQSMFYVGARSIDELRSKGKFVRITAAGLKESHPHDIQMVVEAPNYRK from the coding sequence ATGGTCGAGAACGATCCATTTGGTTTTGTTGGACTCACCTACGACGACGTGCTGCTTCTTCCTGGCCACACGGATGTTATTCCCAGTGAAGCAAACACCTCAAGCCGTTTTACTCGCCGCATTACGCTCTCGAAGCCCCTCATCTCTAGCGCCATGGACACCGTGACCGAGGCGCGGATGGCGATTGCCATGGCTCGCCAGGGCGGTATTGGCATCCTGCACCGCAACCTTTCTATTGAAGACCAAGCTGACCAGGTAGATAAGGTTAAGCGCTCTGAGTCCGGCATGATTACTAACCCGGTCACCACAACTGCTGACGCCACTGTTGCTGAAGTGGACCGCCTGTGCGGTCAGTTCCGTGTGAGCGGTCTTCCCGTGGTCGATGCTGAAGGAACGCTGGTTGGCATTATTACCAACCGGGATATGCGCTTTGTCTCTGATGCAGATAAGAAAAAGCTCACCGTCAAAGAGATCATGACCCCCATGCCGTTGGTCACTGCTCAGGTAGGCGTCTCAGCTGATGACGCTATTTCGTTGCTGGCTCAGCACAAGATTGAGAAGCTGCCCATCGTTGATGGTGCTGGCAAGCTCACTGGGTTGATCACCACCAAAGACTTTGACAAGTCCGAGAAGTATCCTGACGCCACCAAAGATGAAGCAGGACGCTTGCGGGTCGGCGCTGCTATTGGTTTCTTTGGTGACGCCTGGCAGCGCGCCGAGGCACTGCGCGATGCAGGCGTCGACGTTCTTGTTGTGGACACCGCTAACGGTGACTCTGCGGGCGTGCTGGAAATAATTAAGAAGCTCAAGGCTGACCCTTCGTTTGCACACATCGATGTAGTTGGTGGCAACGTGGCAACACGTTCGGGCGCACAGGCACTGGTTGATGCCGGCGCTGACGGCATCAAGGTGGGTGTGGGCCCTGGCTCAATTTGCACCACTCGTGTTGTTGCGGGTGTGGGTGTTCCTCAGGTCACTGCAATCTGGGAGGCCTACCAGGCTGCTGGTCCTGCCGGTGTTCCCGTCATTGCTGATGGTGGTCTGCAGTACTCCGGTGACATTGCAAAGGCACTGGTTGCCGGTGCTGAGTCCGTCATGCTGGGCTCTCTCTTCGCAGGATGCGACGAGAGCCCCGGAGATCTCGTCTTTGACAACGGCAAGCAGTACAAGAGCTACCGCGGCATGGGTTCCTTGGGAGCTCTGCAGACTCGCGGCGAGCGCACCTCGTACTCGAAGGACCGCTACTTCCAATCTGACGTCCCCAGTGATGACAAGCTCATTGCTGAAGGTATTGAAGGCCGCGTGGCCTACCGCGGGCCTTTGGCCGCGGTAGCACACCAGCTGGTGGGTGGTTTACGCCAGTCCATGTTCTATGTGGGAGCGCGCAGCATTGACGAGCTGCGCTCGAAAGGCAAGTTTGTCCGCATTACTGCTGCCGGCTTGAAAGAGTCCCACCCACACGACATCCAGATGGTTGTCGAAGCACCGAACTACCGTAAGTAA
- a CDS encoding ABC transporter ATP-binding protein codes for MANDIKPGVEPVLRADNLVAGYLPGVNILNGCSIEAYPGELIGIIGPNGAGKSTLLKALFGLVKIREGNVVLNGEDITGFKTNKLVQMGVGFVPQTNNVFPSLTIEENLQMGIFLQPKRLNERLDAIFDIFPVLRDRRSQSAGSLSGGERQSVAMARALMMDPKVLLLDEPSAGLSPVRQDETFIRTRRINKAGVSVIMVEQNARRCLQIADRGYVLDQGRDAYTGTGRELADDPKVIELYLGTLAKDVDEKK; via the coding sequence ATGGCAAATGACATCAAGCCTGGTGTTGAGCCAGTACTGCGCGCCGACAACCTTGTTGCCGGCTACCTCCCCGGTGTGAACATCCTCAACGGATGTTCCATCGAGGCCTACCCTGGTGAGCTCATTGGAATTATCGGCCCCAACGGTGCCGGTAAGTCCACCCTGCTCAAGGCACTCTTCGGTCTGGTCAAGATTCGTGAGGGCAACGTAGTCCTCAACGGTGAAGACATCACCGGTTTCAAGACCAACAAGCTGGTACAGATGGGTGTGGGCTTCGTGCCACAGACCAACAACGTCTTCCCCAGCCTGACCATTGAAGAAAACCTTCAAATGGGTATCTTCTTACAACCCAAGCGTTTGAACGAACGTCTGGACGCCATCTTTGACATCTTCCCCGTGCTTAGAGACCGTCGTTCTCAGAGTGCAGGGTCGCTCTCTGGTGGTGAGCGTCAGTCCGTCGCGATGGCTCGCGCCCTGATGATGGACCCCAAGGTCCTTCTTCTGGACGAGCCATCGGCTGGTCTGTCTCCCGTTCGTCAGGACGAGACCTTCATTCGTACACGTCGAATCAACAAAGCCGGCGTCTCGGTGATCATGGTGGAGCAGAACGCTCGTCGTTGTCTCCAGATTGCTGACCGCGGTTATGTTCTAGACCAGGGACGCGATGCCTACACCGGCACCGGTCGCGAGCTAGCCGATGACCCTAAGGTCATCGAGCTGTACCTCGGAACCCTGGCAAAGGATGTTGACGAGAAGAAGTAG
- a CDS encoding nucleotide pyrophosphohydrolase → MDQGNVIKALREFVSERDWSQFHTPENLAKSISIEASELLENFQWNSEANLEEVQDELADVLTYCLLLADKLGLDPNEIILEKLAKTQQKYPVEKARGRSDKYDQL, encoded by the coding sequence ATGGACCAAGGGAATGTCATCAAGGCGCTACGCGAATTTGTAAGCGAGCGCGATTGGTCACAATTTCACACCCCGGAGAATCTTGCTAAGAGCATCAGTATTGAGGCTTCAGAATTACTGGAGAACTTTCAGTGGAACTCTGAGGCGAATCTGGAAGAAGTTCAAGATGAGTTGGCAGATGTCCTGACCTACTGCTTACTTTTAGCGGACAAGCTGGGCTTGGATCCAAATGAAATCATTTTAGAAAAGCTGGCAAAAACTCAACAGAAATACCCTGTTGAGAAAGCGCGGGGGCGCAGCGACAAATATGACCAGCTTTAA
- a CDS encoding branched-chain amino acid ABC transporter permease, producing MDMWIKVFYDMSANAILPTTAAFAIAAIGLNVHFGFTGLLNMGQAGFMLVGAYAFSVTTIMGWPFWAAVLATLAGGTIFALLLGIPTLKLRGDYLAIVTIAAAEIVRMVGRASVLNDVTGGSNGLAGERYRNDFSALSPFPDGQTTILWFTFDNTGVNGWFIRIVAWSLVVIFAILVWLLMRSPWGRVIKGIREDEDAVRSLGKNVFAFKMQSLIIGGVLGAIGGMFYVLPTSVQPDALGRNMTFLIWTAMLLGGAATIWGPVLGSILFFALRIFIQGTVDILVPDAVLNTQQTEQFSWIMVGVALMLLVIFRPQGILGNKKELNFNV from the coding sequence ATGGATATGTGGATCAAAGTCTTCTATGACATGTCGGCGAACGCTATTCTGCCGACCACCGCAGCCTTTGCTATCGCAGCAATTGGTTTGAATGTGCACTTCGGTTTCACCGGACTGCTCAACATGGGTCAGGCAGGCTTCATGCTTGTTGGTGCCTACGCATTCTCCGTCACCACCATCATGGGCTGGCCTTTCTGGGCAGCCGTGCTGGCCACCCTCGCCGGTGGAACCATCTTCGCGTTGCTTCTGGGTATACCAACCCTGAAACTGCGTGGTGACTATCTGGCTATCGTGACCATTGCCGCCGCGGAAATTGTCCGTATGGTCGGTCGTGCCTCGGTACTCAACGATGTCACTGGTGGTTCTAACGGTCTAGCTGGTGAGCGTTACCGCAACGACTTCTCCGCTCTCTCACCATTCCCCGACGGACAGACCACCATCCTGTGGTTCACCTTCGACAACACTGGTGTGAACGGATGGTTCATCCGTATCGTTGCCTGGTCACTGGTCGTCATCTTCGCCATCCTGGTCTGGCTGCTCATGCGCAGCCCCTGGGGTCGTGTGATCAAGGGCATCCGTGAAGACGAAGACGCAGTTCGCAGCCTCGGCAAGAACGTCTTCGCCTTCAAGATGCAGTCCTTGATCATCGGTGGTGTCCTTGGTGCTATCGGAGGTATGTTCTACGTCCTCCCCACCTCGGTGCAGCCAGATGCTCTCGGTCGTAACATGACCTTCCTCATCTGGACCGCGATGCTCCTCGGTGGTGCTGCCACCATCTGGGGTCCCGTCTTAGGTTCCATCCTGTTCTTCGCTCTGCGTATCTTCATCCAGGGCACCGTGGACATCCTTGTCCCCGATGCCGTCTTGAACACGCAGCAGACCGAACAGTTCTCGTGGATCATGGTCGGTGTCGCACTGATGCTTCTGGTCATCTTTAGACCGCAAGGAATTTTGGGTAACAAGAAGGAGCTGAACTTCAATGTCTAG
- a CDS encoding ABC transporter ATP-binding protein: MSSTTNKTAAEARAELKSVAHTPGASKPDAILTVDNVVREFGGNRAVDVDHLEVQRGVITALIGPNGAGKTTFFNLITGFDQPTSAKKMFGGPSADKAAKWSFNGKYLGNTAAASVAKSGMVRTFQLTKALSRLTVLQNVLLGAKDQRGENFLAAFIKPLWAAQEKENTEKALALLERFKLLEKKDDLAGSLSGGQKKLLEMARALMSDPVMIMLDEPMAGVNPALTQSLLGHIQSLRDEGMTVLFVEHDMHMVRHISDWVVVMAEGRVVAEGPADTVMSDQAVIDAYLGAHHDTDLGDDSLLEDGAMDAPAAKEKK; this comes from the coding sequence ATGTCTAGCACCACAAACAAGACCGCTGCTGAAGCTCGCGCTGAGCTCAAGAGCGTTGCCCACACTCCTGGCGCATCCAAGCCTGATGCCATCCTCACCGTCGACAATGTCGTGCGTGAGTTCGGCGGTAACCGTGCTGTGGATGTAGACCACCTCGAAGTTCAGCGCGGTGTGATCACCGCACTGATCGGACCCAACGGTGCCGGTAAGACCACCTTCTTCAACCTCATCACCGGATTCGACCAGCCCACTTCTGCAAAGAAGATGTTTGGTGGACCCTCCGCTGACAAGGCTGCGAAGTGGAGCTTCAACGGAAAGTACCTCGGAAATACCGCTGCTGCTTCGGTAGCAAAGAGCGGTATGGTCCGTACCTTCCAGCTCACCAAGGCACTGTCCCGTCTGACCGTTCTCCAGAACGTTCTCTTGGGTGCAAAGGACCAGCGTGGAGAAAACTTCCTCGCTGCCTTCATTAAGCCCCTCTGGGCAGCCCAGGAGAAAGAGAACACCGAGAAGGCTCTCGCCCTTCTCGAGCGCTTCAAGCTGCTCGAGAAGAAAGACGACCTCGCCGGTAGCCTCTCTGGTGGTCAGAAGAAACTACTCGAAATGGCCCGCGCTCTCATGAGCGACCCCGTCATGATCATGCTCGATGAGCCCATGGCTGGTGTGAACCCCGCACTGACACAGTCATTGCTGGGCCACATTCAGTCCCTGCGCGACGAGGGCATGACCGTGCTCTTCGTGGAGCACGACATGCACATGGTTCGCCACATTTCAGACTGGGTTGTCGTGATGGCAGAAGGTCGCGTCGTGGCGGAAGGTCCAGCGGACACCGTCATGAGCGACCAGGCCGTGATCGACGCCTACCTGGGAGCCCACCACGACACCGACCTCGGCGATGACTCATTGCTCGAAGACGGTGCCATGGACGCTCCAGCTGCAAAGGAGAAGAAGTAA